The Acropora muricata isolate sample 2 chromosome 4, ASM3666990v1, whole genome shotgun sequence genome contains the following window.
TTAATTAAAATCTGCAGGGTGGCCAACACAGTGATGATGAGGAAGATGATGCCTCgaacatttttcttgatttGACTTTTGGCTTCCTGCTTGACTCGCATGATGCTAAAGATAAAGCAGTCAGATTCCGTGTTTGTCAACTTGTCAACAAAATCCTAAACAACTTGGATGATGATGCTGTAATTGACGACAAACTTGCTGACAGAATCTTTGAAACTATGCTGACACGTCTCTATGACAAGATTCCTGCTGTGAGGGTACAGGCTGTTGCTGCCGTCTCGCGCCTTCAAGACCCTGGGGATACAGAATGCGCTGTGATATCTACATATTTAAGCCTAATGTCCACAGACTCAAGTGCTGAAGTTCGTAGAGCTGTGCTGCTAAATATTGCCATTTCTGCACAGACATTAGAGGCAATTATAGGTAATGCATGGCAGCATAGTTATATTGAGATGCTCAAGCCAGTCATTAGCAGTATAATTTTctaccaaaaaaaattattaggaAGTGAAATGATTTTCTTCTATTACAACAAGgaacttaaccctttccctgacaaggggttccccattgacaagtaaaatcatctggcgttagacagagtaaaatctattagtgccctgagcgctaattcggcagttaaggggtttttgacgctgttaaccctttccctgccaaggggttccccattgacaagtaaaatcgtctggcgttggacagagtaaaatctataagtgccctaaGCGCTCAtgcggcagttaaggggttaaaagtATTATACATGAAGGAGGTACAGAAAATGcagaaaattaatattctttcatgtaaaataaaaaaattaatgaataaataTGGCTAAGAGCAACATTTACATGTAATCAAGCCATACAGCGTAAAGAAAGAGTTCCAATGTTTTTCAGAAACATTGACTATAGTATTCCTCTTTGCACAGGGCGAACTCAAGATGTGACAGAATCAGTAAGAAAACTTGCATATCGCATTCTAGCAGAAAAGGTGAACATCAAATCATTTACCATTGCTCAAAGAATGCAGCTGCTTTGCAATGGATTACGGGACAGGTCAGAGGCCATTAACAGCATTTGTGCCAAGGAGCTCCTGGGGAACTGGCTGAAGAGTTTTGACAAAGATATCATTAAACTGCTCAAAAGTTTAGATGTAGAGGGCTGTACTGAAGTGGCTGAACTAGCAATAAAAGGAATTCTTAAAGGTATTTTGCCCATGACTGTATTACTAAAAATGAGCAAAGGTTTCGTTTCTCACAAAATTATGGTGCCACGTCAGTGGGGAATTGACACACTAttatttggtgtcaaacaagtttATTAGGGTCGAACTCAGtgttcaaatctcccgggggttaagattctttgtgtgttgcatttgcattagaatgtggcattcacatttaaatgatatggaaattcctgaaacaaaacgttttattcccaaagggtttgaattgggtacaacattgagttagccgattaggtctatttcaACCAGGAAGCTGACATTTGGAGAGTTAAGCCTTTGTCGGAGCTCTGACAAGgggctaatgctcaaaacatcagcttcttTATCTGTTCACAgtagaaatttgacccttaatttttagcaacttgtttgacagcaaattttattgtttaaaacAGTTCCAGGGTCACTATCAGAAGTGTTACTAATTTATAGATGATTTCTGAAATTGTTCAAAATCCtacacattaataattatttttctttatcttGGGTTGCAATCCAAGGGAGGTGAGcattaaattatcattgtagCCAGCCACTATTTCGTCCTCATGAATTACCTTCATCTTGGTTCATGAGGCAATTTGGCACCtttgatatttttcaaaataatgttgGCCTCCTTTTTTGTTGTAATTCACAGGACTGACAGTCGAGGACTTGCTAGAGCATATTGCTTTGTTGAAGAAAGGACAAGAAGATGAAGGCCCAGTGAGAATTGATTACAATAGCCTGGATGCTGAGACAGCATTTTATTGGAGATGTCTTGGAGAGCATGTGAAATCAATGGGTGTGGACGGTGAACAATTCCTGGATGAACTATTACCAGAAGTTTCTGGCTTTTGCACATATATCCAGGGGTAGGAGCACCTGTTGCTGTATTTGAAACAGTTTTCACTTTAGGAGTAATAACATAGTCACAGACTCATTATCAAGAGTTTCTGCGTGAAGTTCTCTTTCTCAtctgcactttttttttctgtagacaGAACATATTGTTAAAttgacttgaaattaaattatcCTGCTTTGTCCACTCTCTCACTCAGCAATACTCActactttccttttctttggaTCCAATGAAAGAAATTCCTgttattgcaataataataattgtctgTTATTGTTTAGAGTATATCATCGACTGAATATATCATTCTGTATTACAGTTATGTGGAGTTCTCTTTACGTGGACAGCCGTCAGAGCAAGACTCACAGGAGACGCAGCACAAATTTGTCATACAACAACTCTTGACTCTTGTGGCTGTGGTAGACCTCTCTGATGAAGTTGGAAGGTAAAAAATGTCAGTATTGACTATTTATGTTCTACGTGCAAGCAAGTTAAATGATTTCTCTTTGCACCGATAATGGTCTAACCAAGGCTGAATTTTTATTGAGGCCTCTCAACAACTGCTTAATTTAACCTTGTACTAGAGCCATGGTGATCTTTTGTTTGAAAGgtatctattttttttctgcTATCTAGGAAAAATCTCTGCCAAATGCTTCATGATTTACTAGTCCTTCCAGAGATTCCAGAATCATTAGTTGAAGTTCTTCATGCTCGATACATAGATGTTGAACCAGAAGAAAGCAACAGGATTCAGGAACTGGTGGAAATCATTGCTGATGTCAGGCAGCCCATGGTTGTCATAGAGACTGcccaaaacaaagagaaaaaaagattgTGCGAACTCAAGGTTGACTTTTACAAAAATGCACCTAATGATAACAATTAAATCAGAATGGAGGATATATAAACCAGATAGTACTGGACTGTATTTTGAGATTCAACAGATCTTTCAGCTGATTTTCAGTAAGGCTAgattaataaaaatattatttattgatcCAGTCCTCTTGAATACTGAAAAATGAGGGTGATTACGATGTTGAATTatgagtggcttcatagctcagttggttcatagtcagtggcttcatagctcagttggttttagcgtcgcaccggtatcgcgaggtcacgggttcaaaccccgttgaagtcctgactttttcaggcttctatacgcagttgcttaaattgcgttcattactgcgatgatcatagctcacttgatttcaaatccgtagttcaatatatgaaacatttcatgtcaCTACACAATATTACTTTAGTTAAGCTATCCACTTTAACCTTGTAATTCTGCCTGCCTCAACTAGCTTTTGCTATTTGTGGGAAGAAGATATAAGCTATTTAGGAACACTACAAAATTTAGACATACATATTTTACTTCATGATATTTGTAGGATACCCAGGTAATACACAACCCCACTAGCTTGCCAGTGCTTTAAAACGTTATTATCTTTAAATAAAGGATGTGTGTGTATGTATCTATGCATGTACTACAAAACTACATAATGGTCAATGCAAGAGTTGATATGGACATGAATAAGAAATGGCATAAATGATTAATTTTGGTCCATTGCTGACTTAGATTGCGGGGATCCATGTTAAGTTGAACCAGTTACGTGATGAACTGGAGCAATGTGTGACAAACCAAGACTTTGCCAGGGCAGCTGAACTGAAGCAAGAAATCACCAACCTAGAAGAACAAAAAGAGACCCTTGATTCAGAGGAGAATTTCTTCTCTCAGACAGTCAGGTCTGAGGAAAAGGTATGCAGAATTAAGCACTTTCACAACTCCAAACTAGGGGTTAGCATAAATCCCAGCTTAAGTGGAATCCAAACCTACAGGCTACCATGATATTTAACCTGGCTTAGAGCTAACCCTGCTTTGAACATCTTGTCCTTGCCTGTTGAATTTAACACATTCTTTATTGTGTCATTTGTCAGGATGATCCAGTTACCCTACTGAAGTGTTTGACCATTGCATCTGAGATGTTGCAGGGTGTGGCCACAAGTGGACTCAATGCTACTCTCACCACCCTAGTTCAAACATTGGTGATGACATTTCGTTTGTTTCTGTACAAAGAGCAGCTCCATTTCTATTTGTGAACTGCTGTAGGCcaactctttctttttttgaattATTAGGTGCTACCAGGAGTACAAAATGAAGATCCTTCGGTACGAAACATGGCAGTCAAATGCTTGGGTCTATGTGCTTTGCTCTCCTGTGAATTTGCAAGAACTCATCTTGTGCTTTTTCTTCAGGTGAGTCAGCAACAGATCATTGAAAGGTACAAaaagaagtaattttttttcgcaaagaTTTTCAGTTTTAAGTAAAATACTTCTTTTTTGAAATGTTGAGAATTCAttcgtttctttcttttgttgttgttattttttgtcaatattgcttgctttcatttttttattctaGGTTGCTCAACTTGACCAAGAGCTTGTACGAGTTACAGCTCTTCAAGTCGTCTTTGATCTTCTTCTGACATTTGGCCTTGAAGCGTTCAAAGTGAAAGCCTCTCTCCCTGAACAGGAGTTGAGCAATGTTGGTGGTGCGAGCTCCTCAGAACAAGATTCATCTGAAGAAGAGGAAGCAAAAGAAGACGAAGGTGATGAAGCAAATGACAGTGACTGTGAGGATGAAGCTGATGGAGATGCAGACGAGACTCAAGCCCCTGTTGTAGACACAGCTGCAAGTGTTTTGACCATACTTACAGGGATACTAGAGAGCGAGGTATGGCTTGGGAAAGGGCAGTGCTATGCAtcaaaggtttagtttctaaagagacTGCGATGGAGTGAAActctaaaatttggtatcaaatgagttgataagggtAGAAATTTCACCGTAAAAAAAACTAACGAAGATGAGGGCGgacattagcccttcgtcaaagcgaatgAATCAGTGCTATGCAgttgaaaattttattgtttggGCCATCCCAGTGAAATGTTTAGTTGCCCGTCACCCCGTCTCTTGTTATTGTTGATCGGTAGCGCGGTTGGacaaaaaaaaccttaaaactGTGTTCCAGTTTACTTTTGCATATTAAATCTCACGTTTCATCAGTAAGATACAAAATATCAGATGTTAAAAGAGGTTTATTAACACGACTAATAttcgaaaggcactgcctttctcTATCAGGGTGGTACAATTTGCAACATCCtcatgaaaaaatttcaggtgCTTCTTTTCATGTAACACGGAGGGTATAACAGATCACAAAGCCTATGCACCCATATCTGGCCACAAATGCGGAACATGATGTGAGATTTTAAATCTTGGTGGGCGGGAGGGGTCGATGATTTGAAAAAAGTGAACAGTCTTACTCAAAGCCATGTCAATAAAAATGGTTTGTTTCCCATCACAGACCCATTTTTTCGAAATAGTAAAAACAATATAAAAATTCCGGATTCACTAGTAGTCAAAGAAGCCAGAACTTAAATTTTGAAGCACACGACCTTgtttaattaacaataattggTATGATATGATGTGATTTCGACACTACGTTTTTTAAAGGTTGTTTAGACACATTTTGtgtataatttatatataatcCTTTCAATGTTTGATCAGCCTTTTGTGGGACAAAAAGCCATAGAGAAGAACTTCGTATGTATCTCATCTGCTTATCTTTGCAGAGTAATGACCTGCGCAATGTAGCAGCCGAGGGACTTGCCAAATTGCTGTTATCTGGACGGGTTCTCAGTGCTAAACTGTTCGTGCGGCTCCTTTTGCTGTGGTATAATCCCACCACTGAGGATGATGTCAACCTTAGACACTGCCTTGGTGTCTTCTTTCCTGTTTTCGCCTTTGCTTCACGGTTGGTATTTCATGTCAATTCTGATTTAACGTTTATTGCCGAAGTCTTCTTTCAGTTCCACCTGAAGAATTGTACGGCTTAACCCTCTAGCTGTTTTGAAAACGAAACTATAATGTTCCATCCTCTGTTTTCTTGGAGAAGGTGAGTTGCTTCTTGTCGTGAAATATAGTCTCAGAGACCTAATCTATGCGATTCAAAGAGTAAAAAAGACTACTCTATATTCTTTAAGCTCTGTTGTTGTTTCAGCCTGGTTTTCTATTTAATCCTTTCAGGgtcgtaggcgcactcatgacatttatagattttactctgtctaacgccagacgattttactcgtcaatggggaaccccttggacgggaaagggttaagaccAATTTACACACATCTTTGTTGCAGCACAAACCAGGAACTTGTTGAGGAGGCATTCCTTCCTACTCTGCAAACGCTATTTAGCGCTCCTGTGTCATCTCCATTGGCCTCAGTCAACATAAATAATGTGGCGGAGCTGCTAGTCGAACTCACCAACTCGAaatatttgacaaagaaaacagCAAACTCCATCGATACAACCGAGGTGCAGTTTCTTAATTTCTACACTATCTCTTGTGAAAACAACGGAAGATGGACCCAAACTCTCAAGCAACCATAAAGACACGACTTCTAACGTTAAGTTTTTGGTCGCGTCTGCGTATTACGCATTTTATTTTAAGGGGTGCAGAGATGGGGCAGTGGttagagcactcgcctcccaccgatgtggcccgggttcgatacccagatccggcgtcatatgtgggttgagtttgttgattcGTTACTCTGCACTGGAAggttttccccgggtactccggttttccctcccctcaaaaaaaaaacagcatttgacttgatttgagttaattgttaatttgagtttataGTGTCctccaattagtgctccagcgctagaacgactagacacttaaataaagttcctttccgtCCCTTTCTTGCGGAAGATTTCCTGCGCAATTACGTGTGTTTCAGTCGTGCACTGCTCGTACTTTTCCATAAATCCACGCTTGCATCAAAATGTTTTTTGAGCACTCGTTCTGTTATCGTCTTTTTCAGGTCGCCAGCATGCATGTCTCCTTGAGTCTTGCAGTGGCCAATGAAATTCTATCAAACCCATGGGCTCCTGGTGTCAGGGTGTTGTGTAAGATACTCACTATGATGGACCTCACAGGATGCGCGCAGTCAAacatcaaagaaatgaaaatccTCACCACAAGAATGATGGAGGTGTGTTCTAtcaaaagttttatttcatttcatctCGCTCGCCTTTCTTTAATATAGTTAAATTATTCACAGCAACACCAAGATTTTCTCCCTAACTGATAATTTATATCAGTATGTTGACTGTGGTAAAATTCACcgatctcaaaaaaaaaagactggatcgagcttttattgattttagaaagtgaagccaaaAAGAGCTAGCAGCAACCATCCTATTGGAACCTCTTTGAGACCATATCGTACATGTCAGCATTGAGAAAAAATCATATGGATGCTGCCCGCGAACGATATGTTATTCCGCTAAACAGTGAATAAggagcatttttctttttttgagatcagtggttCAAACTACACTTGGCTTGATAAGACACGTATTATTAAATTAAATATAAGATATTTATAGAACTGTTTCTTTTTGTATTCCAGTTATGTACAGTTTTTGGTCGTGTGGTTAACAGGTTTCTTTCTTACGACCTAGCTTTAGGGAGTTTTACAGCTGCCTGCCGGAATGATTGCctcttttgtcttttattttgcCAGATTGTGAGACTCTTTcttgcttttcattttttcaaatgatTTCAGGAAATTGAAGACAGCGTTTCCGTGAGAACACTCACTAAATTCCAGAAATTGCTGCTTGTCCTTACAGATGGAGACAATGGTAGTTAACATTTACTCTTCGTTTGTCTTGATTATTTTTCCATCAAATACTGTCCATTGTGGACGTGATTTTAGGGAAGGCGGCGTGGTCCTGATTGACTAAATGGCTGAATTTGCGTGCATGCAGATGTCCTTTTTAAAATCCCTTCTCTGGCCAATGGAGGATTTCCCTTTGGGTGCCCAGTATTGAACTCGGCTACCTTCGCTGTCGCCAGGTCGCTCCTGTGGCTCAACGCTTTTCTGTCTATTTGAATTGTTTACTTTCACTACCATTCAAGCATCGAGCTTTCAATATCATCATGCAAATCTCTCCTCGAGTTCCTCCAAGAAATTTCTATGTTCTCGAAACTCGATTCTCGAATCGAGTTATGAGTCCACACTGTTAGCTTACCTTTGACCCATACTGTGAATAATAAACTAATACTCTGTTATGTGCCTCTGTAACGAGCAGAGGTCTCGCCACAGATGGAACTTGAAGCTGGCGAGCAAACACGTGGTGCCGAAGAATCCGATAAACCCAACGA
Protein-coding sequences here:
- the LOC136912980 gene encoding condensin complex subunit 3-like isoform X1, whose translation is MPARYDSVRSIFEEAQRGLQHSKKLLTELKKLHDNSTQDEFQESFLLHLKHAMVVFNRESTVERVIEFAAKYVTLKEHRALAIQKGGQHSDDEEDDASNIFLDLTFGFLLDSHDAKDKAVRFRVCQLVNKILNNLDDDAVIDDKLADRIFETMLTRLYDKIPAVRVQAVAAVSRLQDPGDTECAVISTYLSLMSTDSSAEVRRAVLLNIAISAQTLEAIIGRTQDVTESVRKLAYRILAEKVNIKSFTIAQRMQLLCNGLRDRSEAINSICAKELLGNWLKSFDKDIIKLLKSLDVEGCTEVAELAIKGILKGLTVEDLLEHIALLKKGQEDEGPVRIDYNSLDAETAFYWRCLGEHVKSMGVDGEQFLDELLPEVSGFCTYIQGYVEFSLRGQPSEQDSQETQHKFVIQQLLTLVAVVDLSDEVGRKNLCQMLHDLLVLPEIPESLVEVLHARYIDVEPEESNRIQELVEIIADVRQPMVVIETAQNKEKKRLCELKIAGIHVKLNQLRDELEQCVTNQDFARAAELKQEITNLEEQKETLDSEENFFSQTVRSEEKDDPVTLLKCLTIASEMLQGVATSGLNATLTTLVQTLVLPGVQNEDPSVRNMAVKCLGLCALLSCEFARTHLVLFLQVAQLDQELVRVTALQVVFDLLLTFGLEAFKVKASLPEQELSNVGGASSSEQDSSEEEEAKEDEGDEANDSDCEDEADGDADETQAPVVDTAASVLTILTGILESESNDLRNVAAEGLAKLLLSGRVLSAKLFVRLLLLWYNPTTEDDVNLRHCLGVFFPVFAFASRTNQELVEEAFLPTLQTLFSAPVSSPLASVNINNVAELLVELTNSKYLTKKTANSIDTTEVASMHVSLSLAVANEILSNPWAPGVRVLCKILTMMDLTGCAQSNIKEMKILTTRMMEEIEDSVSVRTLTKFQKLLLVLTDGDNEVSPQMELEAGEQTRGAEESDKPNDTRTDEGTVNNTTHSSADTPEDTNCPEMSKSAERLQSSTDEPMESNTRQTVGVSNGDDAEIPNEPLKSKSKTKSKKGASKATPRKKESSSSDASVTKQATTRRTKSNRKSKRNTGKKSAALSTSDDDNSEKENFANDSDDVLFE
- the LOC136912980 gene encoding condensin complex subunit 3-like isoform X2, translated to MPARYDSVRSIFEEAQRGLQHSKKLLTELKKLHDNSTQDEFQESFLLHLKHAMVVFNRESTVERVIEFAAKYVTLKEHRALAIQKGGQHSDDEEDDASNIFLDLTFGFLLDSHDAKDKAVRFRVCQLVNKILNNLDDDAVIDDKLADRIFETMLTRLYDKIPAVRVQAVAAVSRLQDPGDTECAVISTYLSLMSTDSSAEVRRAVLLNIAISAQTLEAIIGRTQDVTESVRKLAYRILAEKVNIKSFTIAQRMQLLCNGLRDRSEAINSICAKELLGNWLKSFDKDIIKLLKSLDVEGCTEVAELAIKGILKGLTVEDLLEHIALLKKGQEDEGPVRIDYNSLDAETAFYWRCLGEHVKSMGVDGEQFLDELLPEVSGFCTYIQGYVEFSLRGQPSEQDSQETQHKFVIQQLLTLVAVVDLSDEVGRKNLCQMLHDLLVLPEIPESLVEVLHARYIDVEPEESNRIQELVEIIADVRQPMVVIETAQNKEKKRLCELKIAGIHVKLNQLRDELEQCVTNQDFARAAELKQEITNLEEQKETLDSEENFFSQTVRSEEKDDPVTLLKCLTIASEMLQGVATSGLNATLTTLVQTLVLPGVQNEDPSVRNMAVKCLGLCALLSCEFARTHLVLFLQVAQLDQELVRVTALQVVFDLLLTFGLEAFKVKASLPEQELSNVGGASSSEQDSSEEEEAKEDEGDEANDSDCEDEADGDADETQAPVVDTAASVLTILTGILESESNDLRNVAAEGLAKLLLSGRVLSAKLFVRLLLLWYNPTTEDDVNLRHCLGVFFPVFAFASRTNQELVEEAFLPTLQTLFSAPVSSPLASVNINNVAELLVELTNSKYLTKKTANSIDTTEVASMHVSLSLAVANEILSNPWAPGVRVLCKILTMMDLTGCAQSNIKEMKILTTRMMEEIEDSVSVRTLTKFQKLLLVLTDGDNGQTVGVSNGDDAEIPNEPLKSKSKTKSKKGASKATPRKKESSSSDASVTKQATTRRTKSNRKSKRNTGKKSAALSTSDDDNSEKENFANDSDDVLFE